A window of the Loxodonta africana isolate mLoxAfr1 chromosome 3, mLoxAfr1.hap2, whole genome shotgun sequence genome harbors these coding sequences:
- the LIN28A gene encoding protein lin-28 homolog A — MGSVSNQQFAGGCAKAAEEAPEDAARAVEEPQLLHGAGICKWFNVRMGFGFLSMTARAGVALDPPVDVFVHQSKLHMEGFRSLKEGEAVEFTFKKSAKGLESIRVTGPGGVFCIGSERRPKGKNMQKRRSKGDRCYNCGGLDHHAKECKLPPQPKKCHFCQSISHMVASCPMKAQQASGSQGKPAYFREEEEEIQSPALLPEAQN; from the exons ATGGGCTCCGTGTCCAACCAACAGTTTGCAG GTGGCTGCGCCAAGGCGGCGGAAGAGGCGCCGGAGGATGCGGCCCGGGCGGTAGAGGAACCGCAGCTGCTGCATGGTGCCGGCATCTGTAAGTGGTTCAACGTGCGCATGGGGTTCGGCTTCCTGTCCATGACCGCCCGCGCCGGGGTCGCGCTCGACCCCCCGGTGGACGTCTTTGTGCACCAG AGTAAACTGCACATGGAGGGCTTCCGGAGCCTGAAGGAGGGAGAGGCAGTCGAGTTCACTTTTAAGAAGTCTGCTAAGGGCCTGGAATCAATCCGTGTCACGGGACCTGGCGGGGTGTTCTGTATTGGGAGTGAGAGACggccaaaggggaagaacatgcagAAGCGCAGGTCAAAAGGAGACAG GTGCTACAACTGTGGAGGTCTAGACCATCATGCCAAGGAATGCAAGCTGCCACCCCAGCCCAAGAAGTGCCACTTCTGCCAGAGCATCAGCCATATGGTAGCCTCATGTCCAATGAAGGcccagcaggcctctggctcacagggaAAGCCAGCCTACTTTcgggaggaagaagaagagatcCAAAGCCCTGCCCTGCTCCCAGAGGCCCAGAATTGA